Genomic segment of Pseudomonas iranensis:
CCCTCGGCTACGTCCTGTTGCCTCAGGCGCTGCGGCAGATCCTGCCGACCTGGGTCAACTCGTCCACCGAAATCGTCAAGGCGTCGACCTTGCTCTCGGTGATCGGCGTCGCCGAATTGCTGCTCAGCACGCAACAGATCATCGCCCGGAACTTCATGACCCTGGAGTTCTACCTGTTCGCCGGTTTTCTGTTCTTCGTCATCAACTACGGCATCGAATTACTCGGCCGGCACATTGAAAAGCGGGTGGCCCTGCCATGACTCAAGCTCAAGTTGCTTCACAGAATCAGGCATTGCTGGACATTCGCGGCCTGCACAAACAGTACGGCGCGGTGGAAGTGCTCAAGGGTGTCGACCTGAGCATGCAGCGCGGCAACGTCGTCACGCTGATCGGCTCCAGCGGTTCGGGCAAAACCACGCTGCTGCGTTGCGTGAACATGCTTGAAGAGTTTCAGGGCGGGCAGATCCTCCTCGACGGCGAGTCCATCGGCTATGACGAGGTCAACGGTAAACGTGTGCGCCATGCGGAAAAGGTCATTGCCCGCCATCGTGCGATGACCGGCATGGCTTTCCAGCAATTCAACCTGTTTCCGCACCTGACCGCGTTGCAGAACGTCACCTTGGGCCTGCTCAAGGTGAAGAAAATGCACAAGGACGAAGCCGTGGTGCTTGCCGAAAAATGGCTGGAGCGTGTCGGCCTGCTGGAGCGGCGCAATCACTTTCCCGGTCAGTTGTCCGGCGGCCAGCAACAGCGCGTCGCGATTGCCCGAGCGATTGCGATGAACCCCAGCCTGATGCTCTTCGATGAGGTCACTTCGGCCCTCGATCCGGAGCTGGTCGGTGAGGTGCTCAACGTGATCAAGGGGCTGGCCGAGGACGGCATGACCATGTTGCTGGTGACCCACGAAATGCGTTTCGCCTTCGAGGTCTCGGACAAGATCGTTTTCATGAATCAGGGGCGCATCGAAGAGCAGGGACCTCCCAAGGAACTGTTCGAGCGCCCGCAATCGCCGCGTCTGGCGGAATTTCTCAAAAGCACGCGGTTTTGAATCTGCACTTTTGCAATCAGGAGAAACACCCATGAGCATTACGCGTTACGGCACCGGCAGCACCGCCGCCGGCGGCCAGCCTCGTCCATTCGCCCGCGCCGTTGAGGCGGATGGCTGGCTGCATGTGTCCGGCCAGGTACCGGCGGTGGATGGCGAGATCATCGTTGGTGGCATTGTCGAGCAGACCCACCAGACCATGAAGAACCTGATCACCATTCTCGAAGAGGCTGGTTATGGCCTTGAAGATGTGGTCCGCGCTGGCGTCTGGCTGGACGATCCTCGGGATTTCAGCAGTTTCAACAAGGTCTTCGCCGAGTATTTCAAACCCGAACACGCCCCGGCGCGGGCCTGTGTGCAGGCAAGCATGATGGTTGATTGCAAGGTTGAGATCGACTGCATTGCCTACAAGAAAAAGGCCTGATACACGCCGATCGTTCCCACGCTCTGCGTGGGAATGCAGCCCGGGACGCTCTGCGTCCCAAAAGTGGACGCGGAGCGTCCGGTGAGGCATTCCCACGCGGAGCATGGGAACGATCATTGGCTGTAAACTCCCGGCGACTTTGAATGGAAACCACTGACATGACCGAAGACACCATCAAGCGCCGGGCACGCGGTCTGGATCGGGCGTTCGATATCCTCGATTTTCTCAAGGAAATCGGCCAGCCCCTGCGCCCCAACGACATTGCCAGCGGCATCGGCGGCCCAAAATCCACGGTCTACGAACTGGTCGCATCCTTGCTGGAGCGACGGATTCTGGAGCCGGTGGGCAAGGATGGCCACGTCTATCTTGGCCGCCAGTTGTACTTCCTTGGCCAGGCGCATCTGCGGCATTTCGACCTCAGCCGCGAGGCTGATCACGCTTTGCAGGAGATCGTCAGCCAGACCCGCGAAACTGCGCAGATGTGTCTGCTCAACGGGCGCAAATACACGGTGGCGTTGATGAAAGAGGGCGAGCGGCATTTCCGCATCTCATCGGATATCGGCGAAAACGCGCCGATCCCGTGGACAGCTTCCGGACGCCTGCTGCTCGCGCATTTGAGCGATCAGCAGATCATCGACCTGATCGACGAAGACGACTACATCCTGCCCGACGGCGAACGCCTGCCACTGGAACGTTTTCTGGCGGAGATTCGTCAGGCCGGCAGCGATGGCTTCTTCTCCTTCGACAGCGTCGCCGACACCTTCACCCATTGCTTCGCCGCGCCGGTCAAAGATCCGCAGGGCGTGGCCATTTGCACTTTGTGCATCGTCGCCCCGCGCGCCGATGCGAAAAACAATTACAACGACTATCGCCGGGTGCTGATCGAGAGCGCCAACAGCCTCGCCCGGCGGATCAACGAATAACCGTGGCTGCCTGCGGCCGCGACTGTGAGGATTGGACCATGACCAATGCCATCAACTCTGCCGTAGAAAAAGGCGACGCCGCCATCGGTGCGCAATTGACCCGCGACGTCAGCCTGCCGGCGCTGGTGCTGCACCGCGAGGCGCTGGAGCACAACATTCGCTGGATGCAGAAATTCGTCAGCGACAGCGGCGCCGAACTGGCGCCCCACGGCAAAACCAGCATGACCCCGGCACTGTTCAAACGACAGCTCGACGCCGGCGCCTGGGGAATCACCCTCGCCAGCGCCACCCAGACCCGCGCGGCTTATGCCCACGGCGTGCGTCGCGTGTTGATGGCCAACCAGTTGGTCGGCACGCCGAACATGGCGTTGATTGCCGATCTGCTCGCCGATCCGACGTTCGATTTCCATTGCATGGTCGATCACCCGGACAACGTCGCCGACCTCGGGAGTTACTTCGCTTCGCGGCGAGTGAAGCTCAACGTGATGATCGAATACGGCGTGGTCGGCGGCCGTTGCGGGTGCCGCAGCGAGCAGGAAGTCATCGAGCTGGCCAAGGCCATCGATGCGCAGCCGGCACTGGCCCTGACCGGCATCGAAGGTTACGAAGGCGTGATTCATGGCGATCATGCGGTCAGTGGCATTCGCGAATTCGCCGCGTCGCTGGTTCGCCTCGCGGTGCAGCTACAGGACAGCGGCGCCTTTGCCATCGCCAGACCGATCATCACTGCGTCGGGTTCGGCCTGGTACGACTTGATCGCCGAATCCTTCGAAACCCAGAACGCCGCTGGCCGCTTCCTCAGCGTGTTGCGCCCGGGCAGTTATGTCGCGCACGACCATGGCATCTACAAAGAGGCGCAGTGCTGCGTGCTCGACCGCCGCAGCGACCTGCACGAAGGCCTGCGCCCGGCGCTGGAAGTCTGGGCTCATGTGCAGTCGCTGCCGGAACCGGGTTTTGCGGTGATCGCCCTGGGCAAGCGCGATGTCGCCTTCGATGCCGGTTTGCCGGTGCCGTTGTTGCGCTACAAGGCCGGTGTGGTGCCGGCGGCGGGGGATGATGTCGGCGCGTGCAAGGTCACGGCGGTGATGGATCAGCATGCGTTCATGACCGTAGCGCCGGGTGTAGAACTGCGGGTCGGCGACATCATTTCCTTTGGTACATCGCACCCGTGCCTGACGTTCGATAAATGGCGTGTTGGGTTGCTGGTGGATGAGCAGATGGCGGTCATCGAGACCATGGAGACTTGTTTCTAAGGCTTGAGATTGCGTTGCGGCGGCTATTCGCGAGCAGGCTCGCTCCCACAAGATCAATGCGTTCCATTGTGGGAGCGAGCCTGCTCGCGAAGACGCCCGCTTAGCCACCACTGAACCACCCGAGATCCCACCCGATGAAAATCCTCAGCAACACCCCACGCATCGCCCTGATCGGTGAATGCATGATCGAACTGCAGCAACGCGCCGACGGCAGTCTGCAGCAAAGCTTCGGTGGCGACACCCTCAATACGGCGGTGTATCTGTCCCGCGCGCTGGGCGACAAGGCGCAAGTCGACTACGTCACCGCGTTGGGCGATGATAGTTTCAGTGACGCCATGTGCCAGATCTGGCGCAGCGAAGGCATCGGCCTCGATCTGGTGCAGCGCTTGCCCGGTCGGCTGCCCGGTCTGTATTGCATCCAGACCGACGCCAACGGCGAGCGGCGCTTTCTGTACTGGCGCAACGAAGCGGCGGTACGCGATTGCTTCACCACCCCCGCGGCCGAGCCGATCCTCGTGGCGTTGCCGGACTACGACGTGCTGTATTTCAGTGGGATCACCCTCGCCGTACTCGGAATGCAAGGCCGCGCCCGACTGATCAAGACCCTGATTGAAGCCAGACAGCGCGGCGCACGCATCGTTTTCGACAACAACTACCGCCCACGCTTGTGGGCGTCGGTGGAAGAGGCGCGCGCAGCGTATCGCAGCGTCTTGCCATATGTGGATCTGGCGTTACTCACCGTGGATGACGAACAGGCGCTGTTCGGGTTTGCCGATTGCGCTGAGGTGTTTGCCACGTACGCACAGATCGGCACACCGGAAGTGGTGCTCAAGCGCGGTGCCGAGGCGTGTCTGATTCGTTGTCAGGGGGAGGCGTTTGAAGTGCCGGCGCACAAGGTCGACAAGGTTGTCGACACCACGGCGGCGGGGGATTCGTTCAGTGCGGCGTATCTGGCGAGGCGCTTGCTCGGTGGCAGTCCGGCAGAGGCGGCGCAAGCGGGACATGAATTGGCCAGTCGGGTGATACAGGTGCCTGGAGCGCTGATCCCCAGGTAATCAGAGAATGGCCGCTTGCTGCGCAATCGGTTCGCGAGCAGGCTCGCTCCCACAATGAAAACTTGGTCGACATGTGGGAGCGAGCCTGCTCGCGAAGAAGCCCGGCAGCCAGCCGATCAATCCCGATAAAACACCTGCACCAGGTGATAACCAAACTTGCTCTTGATCGGCCCATGCACGGTGCGCAGCGGCTTCTTGAAAATCACCGCATCAATCGCGCCGACCATCTGCCCCGGCCGCACTTCGCCCAGGTCGCCGCCGCGTTTGCCGGACGGGCAGGTGGAAAATTTCTTCGCCAGCACATCGAACGCTTCGCCCTTGGCAATGCGCTGTTTGAGTTGTTCGGCCTCTTCGGCGGTTTTCACCAGAATGTGGCGGGCTTGGGCTTTCATCGTGCAATACCTGATAACGGGGTGACAGCGGGGCGCGCGATTATGCCTCAAGTCGCGGGGTCGGGTTGCTCAACTTGCGAATCTTGCTCGCCAGCACTTCAAGGACAAAGGGCTTGGCGACCATGTCCATGCCCTCTTCAAGAAAGCCCTGACGCTCGGCAGCAATCTGCGCGTAACCGGTCATGAACAGCACTTTAAGCCCCGGACGATGTTGGCGAGCAATCTCCGCCAACTGGCGTCCGTTCATGCCCGGCAGCCCGACATCAGTGACTAGCAGATCGACGCGTTGTGCGGATTCGAGCAGGGGCAGGGCGTTCGTGGCGTTTTCCGCTTCGAAGGTGGTGTAGCCCAGTTCCTTGAGCAGATCGAGCACCAGCATGCGCACCGCCGGATCGTCCTCGACCACGATCGCGGTCTCGCCCGAAGATGAAGCGGCAATCGGTTCGGCTTTCTCCACAGACGAGAATTCGGGCGCTGGCTCAAGCAAACGCGGCAAGTACAGACGTACGCAAGTACCTTGCCCCGGCACACTTTCGAGGCTGACATGGCCGCCGGACTGCTGGGCGAAACCATAAATCATTGACAGGCCGAGCCCGGTGCCTTGGCCGATCGGTTTGGTGGTGAAAAACGGGTCGAACGCCTTGGAGCGGATTGATGGAGTCATGCCGGTGCCGTTATCGCTGACCGCGAGCATTACGTATTCCCCAGCCTTCACCGGCTCGAGAATGGTGATGTCGCTGCTGTCGAGATACACGTTGGCGGTCTGGATCAGCAACGTGCCGCCTTCGGGCATCGCGTCGCGGGCATTGATCACCAGATTGAGCAGGGCATTTTCCAGCTGGCTGACGTCGGTACTCACCGGCCACAAATCTTCGGGCAGGCGCAGTTGCAGCTCGATCGCATCGCCCTTGGTGCGGCGGATCAGGTCTTCCAGCGAATGCACCAGTTCGTTGACGTGCAGTTGCTTGCGGTCCAGCGACTGGCGCCGCGAGAAGGCCAGCAAGCGATGCGTCAGCGCGGCCGCGCGGTTGGCCGACGACACCGCCGCTTCGGTGAAACGGCCGATCTCGTCGGCGCGACCGTTGGCGATATAGCGCTGCATCAAGTCGAGGCTGCCGATGATACCGGTGAGCATGTTGTTGAAGTCATGGGCGATGCCGCCGGTGAGCTGGCCGACAGCTTCCATCTTCTGCGCGTGGCGCAAGGCGTCTTCGGCGCGCTCGCGTTCGAACATCTCGTTCTGCAAGCGCTCGTTGGCCTGCGCCAGTTGCTCGGTGCGCGCGCTGACCCGCTCTTCGAGGGTCTCGTTGAGATTACGCAGGGCTTCCTCGGTTTTCTTGCGCTCGGTTTCGTCGATGACAAAGATGTAGAAGCCATTCACTGCACCGTCTGCGCCATGTCGCGGCAGATAATTCATGAGGGCATGACGGGTGCTGCCATCGCGGTGCGGCGTGTAGAAACTGAAGGAACAGGAGCGCCCGGCCAGTGCTTCGGCGATGTACGGCGCACGCAGGAAATACGCCTCTTCGCCGATGACTTCGCGGATCGTGCGCCCATACAACTCCTGCGGTGTGAGGCCGTACCAGTCCAGATACGCTGCATTGTTGAGGCGAAAACGTTCTTCGGCGTCGACGTAGCTGATGAGGATCGGCATGGCGTTGATGATCAACTGCAATTCGGTTTGGCTCTGACGCAGCGCCTGTTCCGTATGCTTGCGTTCGGTCAGGTCCAGCGCCGCGCCGAGAAAGCGCATCGGCCGCCCATGATGATCCTTGTAGCAACGCCCGCGCGCGAACACCCAGCGCAGCGTGCCATCGGCCTGCAACAAGCGGTATTCCTCTGCGTACTCGGTGCCATGAGTAATGCAGTACTTGATGCCGCGCGCGACCATGGCGCGGTCTTCGGGGTGCACCCCGTGCATGTATTCGCTGATCGGCAGTTGCCCGGCCCGGGTCGGATCGACGCCATGCAATTCGGCGAAGTGCGCATCGGCGATGAAACGGTCTTCGCCAATGTCCCAATCCCAGGTGCCGACGGCGTCGGTGGCGGCGAGGGCCAGTTGCAGACGCTCCTCGGACTGGCGCTGGGCCTTGAGGCTTTCTTCTGAGCGACGCTGCAATTCCAGGGCAATGCGTCGGCGCTCGTTGGTTTCGATGGCGGTGATCAATATCCCGGCAACCTGTGCGGTTTCATCGCGAATCGGGCTGTAGGTCAGATCCAGCCAGAAATCGGTTTTTTCGCCGTCCCGCTGCACGCTGAACCGCTGTTCGCTGAAGCTGCGCACCTGGCCCTGCAGCACCGCTTGGTAAATCGGCTCGGCAAAATCCCGCACTTCCGGCCAGACCTCATGCGTCGGCTGGCCGAAGGCTTCGGGATGTTTGCTGCCAGCGAGCAGGGCAAAGCCATTGTTGTAGATCTGCGTGAGTTGCGGACCCCATAACAGCAGCATCGGCATCGGCGAATGAATCACGATATCCACCGCCGTGCGCAGGCTCTGCGGCCAGGTGCCGGCGGCGCCCAGCGGGCTGCGGCTCCAGTCGGTGCGGGCAATCAGGGCCTGAGCGTCATCGGTGGTGGATACAGCATTCATGTTTCAATCCTGAGCGTGGTTCGGTGAGACGGGGTCTATCATTGTTGCAGGAGCCGCGCCAAGCGTCGGCCAAATCTGCTCATTCAATGCTTCGCGGGTGCTTTCAGCCATGGAAATCGATGCACTGTTGTCAATATTGTCGCAAAAAAACGGCTCGGATCTGTTCCTCTCTACCGGCGCAGCGCCGAGCGCGCGCATTGATGGCGTGCTGACGGCGCTCAGCGATCGGCCATTCAAACTAGGCGAAACCGCGGCCATCGCCACCTCCCTGATGGACGCCGAGCAGCGCCGGGAGTTCGACCGGGATCTGGAAATGAACCTGGCAATCTCCCGAACGGGCGTCGGGCGGTTCCGGGTGAACATTTTCAAGCAGCGCAACGACGTTTCGATCGTGATCCGCAACGTCAAGGTCGACATCCCGCGATTCGAAGACCTGAAGCTGCCGCCGGTGCTGCTGGAAACGGTGATGCTCAAACGTGGCCTGATTCTTTTTGTCGGCGCGACCAGTTCAGGCAAGTCGACTTCACTGGCGGCGCTCATCGATCACCGTAACCGCCACAGCGCCGGACACATCGTGACGATCGAAGACCCGATCGAATATATCCATCGACACAAGCGCTCGATCATCAATCAGCGTGAAGTCGGCGTAGATACCCGAAGCTTTCATGCGGCTTTGAAGAACACTCTGCGCCAGGCTCCGGATGTTGTATTGATTGGTGAGATCCGTGACCGCGAAACCATGGAGCATGCGCTGTCATTCGCTGATACCGGCCATCTTGTGTTGTCGACGCTGCATGCGACCAACGCCAATCAGGCGCTGGATCGAATCATCAATATGTTTCCCGAGGAGAAGCGCGAACAGCTTTTGCAGACATTGGGCAACAACTTGAAAGCCTTTGTCTCGCAGCGCCTGGTGCGTACCGCTGATGGTCAAAGGCGGGCGGCAGTCGAAGTTCTCCTGGGCTCACCGACCATCGCTGATCTGGTCCGACGCGGTCAGTTCGAAGAGCTCAAGCCGATGATGGAAAAGTCAGCCGAACTCGGTATGCAGACATTTGACGCGGCACTGTTTGCGTTGTATGCAGAAGGCGCAATCAGCGAGCAGGAAGCCCTGAAGAATGCCGATTCGGTGAATAACCTCAAGTTGCGAATCAAACTTCAGGGCGATCAAAAAGGGGCAGGCGATTCAACTTCAGGAGAATGGGGTTTGATCGACTGACGAGTAGCTTGCAGCGATTCAAGTTGCATGTCGCAACACTGCTTTATATTTATTCTATGGATCGCTAGCGTCGAACTGGATAAAACCTCATCAGGCTGAATGGTCAGCCAGTTGGTTTGATGAGGCTTTTAATGATTGACTTGAAGAAAGACAAGATATTCCGCCCTGCAAAAGTTACTTTGGCAGGCTGGCAATATCAATCCGCAGCAGATGCGATTGAGCGTGAACAGGTATTGATGCATCTTGAGCAAGCGCTGGATGAACATAGCGATGATCAAATAATCAACTGGTATGCGCGAGAAGTAGAACTGCAGCCGGGCTCTTCACTTCAGGATATCTATAACCCCGGCAGGCTTCTGCTTGCGGAGTTGCTCGAAACTGGCCCGGTCGTCGGTGCACTTGCCCGCGAAGAGGCGCGCGATCATGACGGACTGATACGAGTATCGGCAGAGGGCAAGATGGAAGTCCGCGCCGAAAGAGGTTGGGTAGATCTGGTCGCGGCGCGTCACTTTGAATTCAGTCAGCCGACACAATCTGCATTGGCGGTAATTTCGGATATAGCAAAAGTAGCCGGCGGTTTTATATGGCCCGACTTGGCTGTAACTCTCGATCAATGGTTCAAGTTTCACGAGATCGACTTGCCTGAAAACAACGCCAAGGTCAGGAATCTGATCGGCCTGTTCAGATTCGCACCTGAAGTCAAAGAGCCGGGAGATTACTGGGAATACTTTCAAAAGACTAATGATGTGTTGGCGGCATTAACCGAAGAGCAGTTCGCGGAAATTCGCAAGGCTACGACGAAGTTGATGCCAAAGCGCAAACTGCTGACGGCTTTATACAATGTGTCCGGCCGCCCCGTTATATCGCCTGATAATGCAGCGCAGCGAATTGCTGAATGCGTGGAACATCCGATCGCGCTCAGACTGGCTGGAAGTTATCTTGAAGCGCTGGGTTGGTATGGCGTCAATGAGGGGCAGTCGGTCTCCGAAGATACCCTTCGCCAGTTGTTGATAACCGCGGTGTTGCTCGACCTCGACCCATCCATTGGCAACAACCAATTGATCAACCGCCGTGATCTGTATTCGCCTGCCAACCTTGAACGTCATCCGTCAGAGATTCGCAACGAATACGCCGAATTTGTAAGGAACAAGCGCTGGGTTGATCGGGGCCTGGCGCCCTTGGTCGCACACCTGCTTCTGGCTCGGAGCGCGCCGGAGTTTCTCGTCAGGGAGGTGCCGGCCACGGTCACGCTCGGCTCGATTGCCTGGATCAACCTTACTCGTGCGGTGGTGCTGGTTGAAGCAGCGAAGGCCGGAGCTTCGCGGGTCATGACCCATGCGCAGATCATTGCCTATGGCGAGCTGGAGGCAGTCAGTGAAGCGCAGAAACATTTGCGGGATCTGGCGATGATCGACCCGGTTGTCGATTGGGCATTGCTGAACCGGATTATTGCCCGGGCTGAACTCGAACAATCAGAAGAGGCCTGTACAAAGCTTGCACTGCAGGCCTTCGAGCAACATTCGGAGCAATTCGCCCAGGTAGCCCGGGCATTCTCAGCACCGTTGCCCAATCGTGCAGAAATAGCCCGGACTCAACTGAAAAAAGCCGCGCCAGGTTGCGCCACCCTCGACGAGAAAGCGCTTTCCGAGCAAGGCGGGCAGCAAATCATGTCGATGGTCGATCTGCATCAATCGGGCGACATGGTGACTGGCCTGTGGGACAGACGCACTGTGCGACTGATCGTCAACGGATTGCCGCAACCGGCCATCAACTACAATCCTTCAGGTGTCAGTCTTTATCAGCGTTATCCGGGGCTGCTAACGCTTGAATCCTGTGAAGAAGAAATGGAGCGCCAACTGGCGGCGCATTTCAAAGAGCTGAACAGCGGGATGCTGACTGCCGTCAAACTGGCGTTGGCGCACATGCCGGAAGCAGATCTGCAGGTGTTCATGAATGCCGACATACATTTTTTCACCGTGCGCGGATCTGCATCCTATGTCACTACGCGTCGAGCCGGCGGCCCTTTGAGTTTGGGGCTCGAACAAGAAACACAACACAGCAGAGATGCCGCCACAGGACGCTTCGGCATTGTGATGTATGCGTCCCATGAAAACGCTGAGCTCTGTTATGAGTTATTCACCTCGCGTGCGGAAACCCGAAAAAATGACGCCCTGGGAGCTCTCATCAAACGCGAGCGCAAGCTCCTGCAGCGCTCGCGGATGAGTGCCAGCGCCAACATGATGCTGCCCCTGAGTCGCACCGCAACTCAAAGCCTGCCGTTGAACATCAAACGCTATACCCACGCAGCAGCCGAAGACACTTTGGCTACCAGCAGCATGGCGATCATCGATTACTTCGGTGAACTAGAAGCGCCGATGCATTTTTCGGCACCGAAGCCCGGCTTCTACCAGAAATTCAATGATCCGGCGATCGCGCGCATCGCAGGGTTTCTGGTGCATAACCGTCCGTTCCTGAAAAGCAGCGAACTAACAGAACTCGTGCGCATACCGACTGCACTCGAACTTTCCAAAGACGAGGGCGAGCGACTGTTGACGTACTTCATCGACCTGCTCGTACCGTTCAAGAAATGCATCGAGGACATTGTCTCGGGCGACCACAACAAAATGGTCGACGGGTTTTACGGTTGTCTGATGGATGGCATCGGGCTGGTGGGAACTGTCGCTGGCGCCAGCTCGAAAGTGCTGAGTATTTCCGCCAAGGCCATTTCCACTACCGCCAGGGCCGCGCGCTTCACCCGCCTGGCGCTGACTTCGGCCATCTCGCTTTTCAATCCCTTCGACGGCGTGCCATCCGGCCTGCAGGCCGGCGGCAAACTGGTGCACAAAGGGTTGCTGCGGTTCAATAAAAACAGCCACGACCTTATCCTCAAAGCCAACGCGCAGTTGCACAAGATCAGTGGCCGCCGGCAATCCTGGGATCTGCTGGAGGCTGCCGATAATGTGCAACTGGGGCTCGGGAGCTGGCGACCCCGCGCAACCGCTGATGCCGTTGGCGTACTTGCTGCCCGCCGTGGTGACAAATGGTATGCACTGAACCGACGCGGCAACCTCTGGGGCAAGCCTCTGAATGGTTTCGCGTATCACGCTCCCGTGCAGTTGCCCTATTCGCCACGCACATTGCCGCTCAGCTATACGCGCAAGTTCATCGAGCGAAGTCTGCCGCGCGCGCGGACCAAGATCGATAACGCGATCGAAGTCTTCAACCGTCATGATTTCAAACGCGATCGCGAGTCGCTGATGAAGATTGTGTTCGGCAGTGCCTCAGAGGTTTCCACTGATCGCCTGGTCAACTATCTGCGTTTGATCCGCTTCGACTTTGCGGGTTTTTCGATGAGTAACATGATTCTGGATGGCCTGAAAATCAACGATACGCTCGCCTCGTTCGATGCCGACAACTACCAGCGCTGGAAAGATGCCGATGCGGGCGACAAGTCTGAAATCGCCTTCGTCGAAATCTACACGCGAAACCTCAACAGACATTTCGTCAGCATGGGCTTCAACCACGACGTGATTGCCGACGACCTGATTCATGAGCTGTTCCACGCCAGTGCGCAAACCGATGATGTCGGCTATGCCAGCGATGCCGTGCACACAAGTGACGATGGCCAGCGCCTGGACGTGACGGCACTGCTGAATCTGGCTGCCGGCTGCCTGCGTGAGTCGGACACCGGGACAGACTGCCACGCGCCGTCCAGAGCCTTCGAAAACGCCGACTCGCTGGCCTTGGCGACCTCGCTGTTGAGTCAGTTGGCTACCGATAAAGCTACATTCGATCAAAACATGACGATCCTGCGCGGCGCGCTCGACGCCAGTGCAGGCAAAGCCATTGACGAGCCAGTCGTCATTACCCTGAACAAACCTCGCTGATGAAAAGCACTGCCGCCAACCTGTTGGATGGAGGCGCCAGTGCCGTTTTCAATCAACAAGCTCTGGCCGGTCCCGAAACTGTTCCAGCGCTTCGGGATTGGCCAGCGCATCGGTGTTCTTGACCTGTTCGCCGTGCACCACGTTACGCACGGCCAGTTCCACGACTTTGCCGCTGATGGTCCGCGGTATGTCCGTCACGGCAACGATCCGCGCCGGGACATGCCTCGGCGTGGTATTGGCGCGGATGACATCGCGGATGCGCTGCTCAAGCCTTTGATCGAGTTCGACGTTGTCGCGCAAACGCACGAACAGCACGACCCGCAC
This window contains:
- a CDS encoding PilT/PilU family type 4a pilus ATPase, with amino-acid sequence MEIDALLSILSQKNGSDLFLSTGAAPSARIDGVLTALSDRPFKLGETAAIATSLMDAEQRREFDRDLEMNLAISRTGVGRFRVNIFKQRNDVSIVIRNVKVDIPRFEDLKLPPVLLETVMLKRGLILFVGATSSGKSTSLAALIDHRNRHSAGHIVTIEDPIEYIHRHKRSIINQREVGVDTRSFHAALKNTLRQAPDVVLIGEIRDRETMEHALSFADTGHLVLSTLHATNANQALDRIINMFPEEKREQLLQTLGNNLKAFVSQRLVRTADGQRRAAVEVLLGSPTIADLVRRGQFEELKPMMEKSAELGMQTFDAALFALYAEGAISEQEALKNADSVNNLKLRIKLQGDQKGAGDSTSGEWGLID